A part of Loxodonta africana isolate mLoxAfr1 chromosome 11, mLoxAfr1.hap2, whole genome shotgun sequence genomic DNA contains:
- the FAM83E gene encoding protein FAM83E, translating to MAASQLAVLEGVDLEAGGLPLTEASPGFLYSEGQRLALEALLSEGAEAFKACVHREQVRPFLSTEEIRGLAAAAEDWTATMQEPGGMSEGATVAANGATVGSLTYWPGQSEEPAPVLRLGWPEDPTWRGITRAQLYTQPPGEGHPSLKELVRRELQAACKLVAVVMDVFTDPDLLLDLVDAATRRWVPVYLLLDHQQLPAFLALAQQLGVNPWATENLDIRVVRGCSFQSRRRRQVIGHVREKFVLLDGDRVISGSYSFTWSDARLHRGLVTLLTGEITDAFSREFRTLYAASWPLPPPPTPGPFIRVLGGLQLARSPHRVAHRCSVAPPSPPPDDSLARRLAACRVLEGDRREPPAAPGPALSDILRSVQRARTPTGPPARPSRSLWDLSRLSQLSGSSDGDNELKKSWGSKDTPAKALMRQRGTGGGHGGEGDPRPLALPLIPVRRLRYLSPTRRRFGEDTPPKLSDPRGLRQPDWATRPGLRGQP from the exons ATGGCAGCCTCTCAGCTGGCTGTGCTGGAAGGTGTGGATTTGGAAGCTGGGGGGCTGCCCTTGACTGAGGCCAGCCCAGGCTTTCTGTATTCGGAGGGCCAGCGGCTGGCGCTGGAGGCCCTGCTGAGCGAAGGTGCGGAGGCATTCAAGGCCTGCGTGCACAGAGAGCAGGTGCGGCCCTTCCTCAGCACGGAGGAGATCCGGGGCCTCGCAGCAGCGGCGGAAGACTGGACAGCAACCATGCAGGAGCCCGGTGGGATGTCAGAAGGAGCCACTGTCGCTGCCAATGGGGCCACGGTGGGCAGCCTGACCTACTGGCCCGGCCAGTCGGAGGAGCCGGCGCCTGTGCTGCGACTGGGCTGGCCGGAGGATCCCACCTGGAGAGGCATCACCCGGGCCCAGCTGTACACCCAGCCACCTGGCGAGGGCCACCCATCCCTCAAGGAGCTGGTGCGCCGGGAACTCCAGGCTGCCTGCAAG cTGGTGGCTGTGGTCATGGATGTGTTCACTGACCCAGACCTGCTTTTGGACCTGGTGGATGCCGCCACGCGCCGCTGGGTACCTGTCTACCTGCTCCTGGACCACCAGCAGCTGCCTGCCTTCCTGGCTCTGGCCCAGCAGCTGGGTGTGAACCCCTGGGCCACTGAG AACCTGGACATCCGTGTCGTGCGGGGCTGCAGCTTCCAGAGCCGCCGGAGGAGGCAGGTGATTGGCCACGTGCGGGAGAAGTTTGTGCTGCTGGACGGTGACAGGGTCATTTCGGGATCCTATAG CTTCACCTGGAGTGACGCCCGCCTGCACCGCGGCCTGGTGACCCTGCTCACTGGCGAGATCACTGACGCCTTCAGCCGGGAGTTTCGGACGCTGTATGCGGCCTCCTGGCCGCTCCCACCTCCGCCCACCCCGGGACCCTTCATCAGAGTCTTGGGGGGGCTGCAGCTGGCTCGGAGCCCACACCGCGTGGCCCACCGCTGCTCTGTGGCCCCCCCATCACCGCCGCCGGATGACTCGCTGGCCCGCCGCCTGGCTGCCTGCCGTGTCTTAGAGGGGGACAGGCGGGAGCCCCCTGCCGCCCCTGGGCCGGCGCTCAGCGACATACTGAGGAGTGTGCAGCGTGCCCGGACCCCCACCGGTCCCCCAGCTCGGCCCAGCCGCTCCCTTTGGGACCTGAGCCGCCTGTCCCAGCTGTCAGGCTCCAGTGACGGTGACAACGAG CTCAAGAAGTCCTGGGGCTCCAAGGACACCCCAGCCAAGGCCCTGATGCGGCAGCGGGGCACTGGAGGGGGCCACGGGGGCGAGGGGGACCCCCGCCCACTGGCCCTGCCTCTGATCCCTGTCCGCCGCCTTCGATACCTGTCCCCAACACGGAGGAGGTTTGGTGAAGATACTCCACCAAAACTCTCAGATCCTAGAGGCCTCCGGCAGCCAGACTGGGCCACCCGGCCAGGACTCCGGGGGCAACCTTGA
- the RPL18 gene encoding large ribosomal subunit protein eL18 produces MGVDIRHNKDRKVRRKEPKSQDIYLRLLVKLYRFLARRTNSTFNQVVLKRLFMSRTNRPPLSLSRMIRKMKLPGRENKTAVVVGTITDDVRVQEVPKLKVCALRVSSRARSRILKAGGKILTFDQLALDSPKGCGTVLLSGPRKGREVYRHFGKAPGTPHSHTKPYVRSKGRKFERARGRRASRGYKN; encoded by the exons ATG GGAGTCGACATCCGCCACAACAAAGACCGGAAGGTTCGGCGCAAGGAGCCCAAGAGCCAGGACATCTACCTCCGGCTGTTGGTCAAG CTGTACAGGTTTCTGGCCAGACGAACCAACTCTACCTTCAACCAAGTTGTGCTGAAGAGGCTGTTCATGAGCCGCACCAATCGGCCACCCCTGTCCCTTTCTCGGATG ATCAGGAAGATGAAGCTTCCTGGCCGGGAAAACAAGACGGCTGTGGTCGTGGGGACCATAACAGATGATGTGCGGGTTCAGGAGGTGCCCAAGCTGAAG GTGTGTGCGCTGCGCGTGAGCAGCCGGGCCCGGAGCCGCATCCTTAAGGCTGGAGGCAAGATCCTCACCTTTGACCAGCTGGCCCTGGACTCCCCTAAGGGCTGTGGCACTGTCCTGCTCTCTG GTCCGCGCAAGGGCCGCGAGGTGTACAGGCATTTtggcaaggctccaggaaccccGCACAGCCACACCAA ACCCTATGTCCGCTCCAAGGGCAGGAAGTTCGAGCGTGCCAGAGGCCGACGGGCCAGTCGCGGCTACAAAAACTAA
- the SPACA4 gene encoding sperm acrosome membrane-associated protein 4, translated as MVLGWLLLLVLALPPGTRSVKDCFFCELTDSLHCPSTHMSCGEEEDCFTGHGVAPGLGPITNKGCLRSTSCGHEQPVSYMGVTYSLVTTCCYGNLCNTAPRPAGTGMAGATTGMALGLLLLLLQ; from the coding sequence ATGGTCCTCGgctggctgctgctgctggtgctgGCGCTGCCCCCAGGCACAAGGAGCGTCAAAGACTGCTTCTTCTGTGAGCTGACTGACTCCCTGCACTGCCCCAGCACGCACATGAGCTGTGGTGAAGAGGAGGACTGCTTCACGGGCCACGGGGTGGCCCCAGGCTTGGGCCCCATCACCAACAAAGGCTGCCTGCGCTCCACCAGCTGCGGCCATGAACAGCCCGTCAGCTACATGGGCGTCACCTACAGCCTCGTCACCACCTGCTGCTATGGCAACCTGTGCAACACAGCCCCGCGGCCCGCAGGCACTGGGATGGCAGGGGCCACCACTggcatggcactgggtttgctgctgctgctgctccaatAG
- the SPHK2 gene encoding sphingosine kinase 2 — protein MNGCLEAEEQQDQRQQDQELTWSHRPGPGSTLDRAKAMAPPAPLLAASTPLLHGEFGSYPARGPRFALTLTPQALHIQRLRPKPEARPRGGLVPLAEVSGCCTLRSCSPLDSAAYFCIYTYQRGRRGARRRATRTFRADGAAAYEENRAEAQRWATTLTCLLRGLPLPGDGEITPELLPRAPRLLLLVNPFGGRGLAWQWCKNHVLPMISEAGLSFNLIQTERQNHARELVQGLSLSEWDGIVTASGDGLLYEVLNGLLDRPDWEEAVKMPVGILPCGSGNALAGAVNQHGGFAPALGIDLLLNCSLLLCRGGSRPLDLLSVTLASGSRCFSFLSVAWGFVSDVDIQSERFRALGSTRFTLGTMLGLATLHTYRGRLSYLPATGGPVSPTPTHSLPRAKSELTLAPEPALPMAHSPLHRSVSDLPLPMPQAALASPGSPEPLPILSLNGGGPELAGDWGGAGDAPLSPDPLLPSPSGSPRAAVRSPITEGPPEIPVPSGLPNPCPDVPAAASTWGPPDHLLPPLSAPLPPGWVTMEEDFVLLLAISPSHLGADLVAAPHARFDDGLVHLCWVRGGISRATLLRLFLAMERGSHFGLGCPQLGYAAARAFRLEPLTPRGVLTVDGEQVEYGPVQAQIHPGLGTLLTGPPGGEP, from the exons ATGAATGGATGCCTTGAAGCAGAGGAACAGCAGGACCAG AGGCAGCAGGACCAGGAGCTGACCTGGAGCCACAGACCCGGGCCCGGGAGTACCCTGGACAGGGCCAAGGCCATGGCCCCGCCAGCACCGCTGCTGGCCGCCAGCACCCCACTCTTGCATGGCGAGTTCGGCTCCTACCCGGCCCGTGGCCCCCGCTTTGCCCTCACCCTTACACCGCAGGCCCTGCACATTCAGCGGCTGCGCCCGAAGCCTGAAGCCCGGCCCCGTGGTGGTCTGGTCCCACTGGCCGAGGTCTCGGGCTGCTGCACCCTGCGCAGCTGCAGCCCCTTGGACTCTGCAGCCTACTTCTGCATCTACACCTACCAGCGGGGCCGGCGTGGGGCCCGGCGCAGAGCCACACGCACCTTCCGGGCCGACGGGGCAGCAGCCTATGAGGAGAACCGCGCTGAGGCCCAGCGCTGGGCCACCACCCTCACGTGCCTGCTCCGTGGGCTGCCACTGCCTGGGGATGGGG AGATCACTCCCGAGCTGCTGCCCCGGGCCCCTCGCTTGCTCCTATTGGTTAATCCCTTTGGGGGGCGGGGCCTGGCCTGGCAATGGTGTAAGAACCATGTGCTTCCCATGATCTCCGAAGCTGGGCTGTCCTTCAACCTCATACAGACAG AACGGCAGAACCACGCCCGGGAGCTGGTCCAGGGGCTGAGCCTGAGCGAGTGGGATGGCATTGTCACGGCCTCAGGAGACGGGCTGCTCTATGAG GTGCTGAATGGGCTCCTTGATCGCCCGGACTGGGAGGAGGCTGTGAAGATGCCTGTGGGCATCCTCCCATGTGGTTCAGGCAATGCACTGGCCGGAGCAGTGAACCAGCATGGAGG GTTTGCACCAGCCCTGGGCATAGACCTGCTGCTCAACTGCTCTCTACTGCTCTGCCGGGGTGGCAGCCGCCCGCTGGACCTGCTCTCTGTGACACTGGCCTCGGGCTCCCGCTGTTTTTCCTTCCTGTCTGTGGCCTGGGGCTTCGTGTCAGACGTGGACATACAGAGCGAGCGTTTCAGGGCCCTAGGCAGCACCCGCTTCACTCTGGGCACGATGTTGGGCCTCGCCACACTGCATACCTACCGCGGACGCCTCTCCTACCTCCCTGCCACTGGGGGACCTGTCTCGCCCACACCCACCCATAGCCTGCCCCGGGCCAAGTCGGAGCTGACCCTGGCCCCAGAGCCAGCCTTGCCAATGGCCCACTCGCCCCTGCACCGCTCAGTGTCTGACCTGCCCCTGCCCATGCCTCAGGCTGCCCTGGCCTCCCCTGGCTCACCTGAACCCCTGCCCATTCTGTCCCTCAATGGTGGCGGCCCAGAGTTGGCTGGGgactggggtggggctggggatgCTCCACTGTCCCCGGACCCACTGCTGCCCTCCCCCTCTGGCTCCCCCAGAGCAGCTGTCCGTTCACCCATCACTGAGGGGCCACCAGAAATTCCAGTACCCTCTGGGCTTCCGAATCCCTGCCCTGATGTGCCGGCAGCTGCCTCCACATGGGGCCCACCTGACCACTTGCTGCCTCCTCTAAGTGCCCCACTGCCTCCAGGCTGGGTGACGATGGAAGAGGACTTTGTGCTCCTGTTGGCCATCTCACCCAGCCACCTGGGCGCTGACCTGGTGGCAGCCCCGCATGCTCGTTTTGACGACGGTCTGGTGCACCTGTGCTGGGTGCGTGGTGGCATCTCGCGGGCCACCCTGTTGCGCCTTTTCCTGGCCATGGAGCGTGGGAGCCACTTTGGCCTGGGCTGTCCCCAGCTGGGCTATGCCGCGGCCCGTGCGTTCCGCCTCGAGCCACTGACGCCTCGCGGTGTGCTCACGGTGGACGGCGAGCAGGTGGAGTACGGACCAGTGCAAGCGCAGATACACCCAGGTCTGGGTACGCTGCTCACTGGGCCGCCTGGGGGCGAGCCCTGA